A genomic window from Lotus japonicus ecotype B-129 chromosome 1, LjGifu_v1.2 includes:
- the LOC130734071 gene encoding hydroxyacylglutathione hydrolase cytoplasmic produces MKIYHIPCLEDNYSYLIEDESTKEAAVVDPVEPEKVLEAANLHGLTLKLVLTTHHHWDHAGGNEKIKELVPGIKVYGGSIDKVKGCTDKVENGDKVSLGADISILALHTPCHTKGHISYYVTGKEDEDPAVFTGDTLFIASCGKFFEGTAEQMYQSLCVTLGSLPKPTRVYCGHEYSVKNLQFALTIEPGNLKTQQKLTWAQNQRQAGQPTIPSTIEEELETNPFMRIDLPEIQEKVGFKSPVEALGELRKLKDNWRG; encoded by the exons ATGAAAATCTATCACATTCCTTGTCTCGAAGATAACTATTCCTATTT GATCGAAGACGAGAGCACCAAAGAAGCCGCGGTGGTGGACCCGGTCGAACCGGAGAAGGTTCTTGAAGCTGCCAATTTGCATGGGCTCACTCTCAAACTCGTCCTCACCACCCACCATCACTG GGATCATGCTGGTGGAAATGAGAAGATAAAGGAATTGGTGCCTGGAATCAAGGTCTATGGTGGTTCGATTGATAAGGTGAAGGGTTGCACTGATAAAGTTGAAAATGGTGATAAGGTGTCTTTGGGAGCTGATATTAGCATATTGGCCCTTCATACACCTTG CCACACCAAAGGTCACATAAGTTATTATGTTACTGGCAAAGAGGATGAGGATCCAGCTGTTTTTACAGGAGATACATTG TTTATTGCTAGCTGTGGGAAATTTTTCGAAGGAACCGCAGAACAGATGTATCAGTCACTCTGTGTAACATTAGGTTCCTTACCAAAGCCAACTCGAGTTTACTGTGGCCATGAG TACTCGGTGAAGAACTTGCAATTTGCTCTGACAATTGAGCCGGGCAATTTGAAGACACAGCAAAAATTAACCTGGGCTCAGAATCAGCGGCAAGCTGGCCAGCCGACAATTCCCTCTACCATTGAGGAAGAGTTGGAGACCAATCCATTTATGAGGATTGATTTACCTGAGATCCAG GAGAAGGTGGGCTTCAAGTCACCTGTTGAAGCTTTAGGAGAGTTAAGGAAATTGAAAGATAACTGGAGGGGCTAA
- the LOC130734070 gene encoding uncharacterized protein LOC130734070, which produces METLDGNSDQYATVSSNSPSSSSGGFNSSDDHNNGSVSWYGMRLPSVNPLRSPLSLLLDYSGILTQTHDSGSVIVNNGVPASEIRSQVQMQPFDDAVGGSAGEVAIRIIGAGEHDQNQIGEVGFDGCDNLMGERRGAGMSPLDDDPEGRGGAAVNETVPLVSSSASLAGSVQGDGDAAGNGAESDSRGSSSYQRYDIQQVAKWIEQILPFSLLLLIVFIRQHLQGFFVTIWISAVMFKSNEIVKKQTALKGDRKVSVLVGISFAFILQVTCIYWWYRNDDLLYPLIMLPPRPTPFWHSVFIILVNDVLVRQAAMVFKCFLLIYYKNGKGHNFRRQAQMLTLVEYMLLLYRALLPTLVWYRFFLNRDYGSLFSSLTTGLYLTFKLTSIIEKVRGFISAFKALSRKDVHYGVYATMEQVNAAGDLCAICQEKMHSPVLLRCKHIFCEECVSEWFERERTCPLCRALVKPADLRTFGDGSTSLFFQLF; this is translated from the exons ATGGAAACTTTGGATGGTAATTCAGACCAATACGCCACTGTTTCTTCTAATTCACCATCGTCATCATCTGGAGGGTTTAATAGTAGTGATGATCACAACAATGGTAGTGTGTCTTGGTATGGGATGAGGTTACCTTCTGTTAACCCTTTACGGTCCCCGCTTTCGTTGTTGTTGGATTACTCTGGCATTTTAACCCAAACCCATGATTCTGGGTCTGTGATTGTCAACAATGGTGTTCCGGCTTCGGAGATTCGGTCTCAGGTTCAAATGCAGCCATTTGATGATGCTGTGGGGGGTAGTGCAGGGGAAGTTGCAATAAGGATCATTGGAGCTGGGGAGCATGATCAGAATCAGATTGGGGAAGTGGGGTTTGATGGTTGTGATAATCTGATGGGTGAGAGAAGAGGTGCTGGAATGTCTCCGTTGGACGATGATCCTGAGGGTCGTGGTGGAGCTGCGGTTAATGAGACGGTTCCTTTGGTGTCTTCATCGGCTTCGTTGGCAGGTAGTGTACAGGGTGATGGTGATGCTGCTGGGAATGGTGCAGAAAGTGACAGCAGGGGTTCATCATCCTACCAGAGGTATGATATTCAGCAGGTCGCAAAGTGGATTGAGCAGATTCTTCCTTTCTCACTCTTGTTGTTGATTGTTTTCATCAGACAGCATTTACAAG GTTTCTTTGTCACTATTTGGATATCAGCTGTGATGTTCAAATCGAATGAAATTGTTAAGAAGCAGACAGCTTTAAAG GGAGATAGGAAAGTGTCTGTACTTGTCGGTATCTCTTTTGCTTTCATTCTTCAGGTCACATGCATTTACTGGTGGTATCGAAATGATGATCTCTTATACCCACTAATCATGCTTCCTCCTAGACCTACACCTTTCTGGCATTCAGTATTCATCATCTTGGTCAATG ATGTATTGGTGCGGCAAGCTGCAATGGTTTTCAAGTGTTTCCTGCTTATATATTACAAAAATGGCAAAGGTCATAACTTCCGCCGGCAG GCTCAAATGTTAACTTTGGTTGAGTACATGCTGCTGTTGTATCGTGCCTTATTGCCAACACTGGTTTGGTACCGGTTTTTCTTGAACAGAGATTATGGCAGTCTCTTTTCGTCACTGACTACAGGGCTTTATTTAACTTTCAAGCTAACATCTATCATTGAGAAG GTCCGAGGCTTCATTTCTGCCTTCAAAGCATTGTCAAGAAAGGATGTTCATTATGGGGTTTATGCTACAATGGAACAG GTCAATGCTGCTGGCGACCTATGTGCTATATGCCAGGAAAAGATGCATTCCCCAGTCTTGTTGCGCTGTAAACACATTTTTTGCGAGGAGTGTGTATCAGAATG